The Mycolicibacterium boenickei genome has a segment encoding these proteins:
- a CDS encoding transcriptional regulator, producing MTDAEYDLATGEFDVGLIRAGAAAAARRRELDISQRSLAADGIINAGALIAFEKGRSWPRERTRLKLEEVLRWPPGTIARLRQGGPVPDPTMPAPVPVEPPTVVTAQPQLTTTPPASDEVPLIAQAVLTAVNTLESTIATLPAVGEPEFTPRVTSVLADLRQLEAVAARAARLSMVTPALIKALSAVRRQIDELTTLAATAPGATLGQRLYAARRQANLTLSETATAAGVPEDIVARAEAEYPVDAPAVHALEALIGAMR from the coding sequence ATGACCGACGCTGAGTACGACCTCGCCACTGGCGAGTTCGATGTCGGACTCATCCGCGCCGGCGCCGCAGCCGCGGCCAGACGCCGTGAACTCGACATCAGTCAGCGCAGCCTCGCGGCGGACGGGATCATCAACGCCGGAGCCCTCATCGCATTCGAGAAGGGGCGCAGCTGGCCCCGCGAGCGCACCCGGCTCAAGCTGGAAGAGGTACTGCGCTGGCCGCCGGGCACCATCGCCCGGCTACGTCAGGGTGGGCCGGTACCGGATCCGACGATGCCGGCACCGGTACCCGTGGAACCACCGACCGTGGTCACCGCCCAACCGCAGTTGACGACGACGCCGCCCGCCAGTGACGAGGTCCCGCTGATCGCGCAGGCGGTCCTGACGGCGGTGAACACCCTGGAGTCGACGATCGCCACCCTGCCGGCCGTCGGGGAACCCGAGTTCACGCCGCGGGTCACGTCTGTGCTGGCCGACCTTCGTCAGCTCGAGGCGGTCGCGGCCCGCGCCGCGCGGCTCAGCATGGTGACGCCCGCGCTGATCAAGGCGCTCAGCGCGGTGCGGCGCCAGATCGACGAGCTGACCACGCTTGCCGCTACCGCGCCCGGGGCCACCCTCGGACAGCGGCTCTACGCCGCGCGTCGCCAGGCGAACTTGACGCTCAGTGAAACCGCCACGGCGGCAGGCGTTCCCGAGGACATCGTGGCCCGCGCCGAGGCGGAATACCCCGTCGACGCCCCCGCCGTCCACGCCCTGGAGGCGCTGATCGGCGCAATGCGCTGA
- a CDS encoding EspA/EspE family type VII secretion system effector, translating to MGLLGDIAAFGKGVIENNLKLAERAANFFASQIGPRLIRAARSPIMVAGQQTIESMKRSTGVGDPESGQRFGDGAEQMGAVGQVLASAFPDDSWNSGGASAYAGRNTEQVGRVQTMLGLDNMVAGVLSAEAGQIAAARDSLDGHSDWLGAMSLLTTSAGIIPGFGTAAQMSAEVAMVAKAISDSSGDLKTLHGHIDQNAAVLRTAAAQYATLAGAAAPNGAEFAPPAGEDPDAAPAPADPEADVPGGSPSSADAPSGGGASGGGAPSGGGGGGAPTSAPTSASAPSMPSTVPASATPPNSAAASEAAGALGGILGSLVSPLGGILGGVLQAAGQAATQAAQAGTQAAQLGSQAAGQVGGAGTDAAQLDKVSDSADADGRADGDRDDRDKDDQDDDKAGRDEADEKDDKDGEGREDEPDEGRAGGPPAADSAGEPADPPDAGGDDEAAKTLPPDLEAVAAGRGVAGPAPVHVGADFEQGQLHMAAAATLDRGVPGSAAVIDR from the coding sequence ATGGGGCTGCTGGGTGATATTGCCGCTTTCGGCAAAGGCGTGATCGAGAACAATCTGAAGTTGGCCGAGCGCGCCGCCAACTTCTTCGCATCCCAGATCGGCCCGCGTCTGATCAGGGCGGCCCGGTCGCCCATCATGGTCGCCGGTCAGCAGACCATCGAGTCGATGAAGCGCAGCACCGGAGTCGGGGATCCGGAGAGCGGGCAGCGCTTCGGTGACGGGGCAGAGCAGATGGGCGCGGTCGGGCAGGTGCTCGCGTCGGCCTTCCCCGACGACAGCTGGAACAGCGGCGGGGCCAGCGCCTACGCCGGCCGCAACACCGAGCAGGTCGGCCGCGTTCAGACCATGCTCGGGCTGGACAACATGGTGGCCGGGGTGTTGTCAGCCGAGGCCGGCCAGATCGCGGCTGCCCGCGACAGCCTCGATGGGCATTCCGACTGGCTGGGCGCGATGAGCCTGCTCACCACGAGTGCGGGCATCATCCCGGGTTTCGGAACGGCGGCCCAGATGTCGGCCGAGGTCGCGATGGTCGCCAAGGCCATCAGCGATTCGAGCGGCGACCTGAAAACCTTGCATGGGCACATCGATCAGAACGCGGCCGTGTTGCGTACCGCGGCAGCGCAATACGCGACGCTGGCCGGCGCTGCCGCCCCCAACGGCGCGGAGTTCGCCCCGCCGGCCGGGGAGGACCCGGACGCGGCGCCCGCACCGGCAGACCCCGAGGCAGACGTGCCGGGCGGCTCCCCGAGCAGCGCCGACGCCCCCTCCGGTGGCGGCGCGTCCGGCGGAGGTGCACCGTCCGGCGGTGGCGGAGGTGGCGCACCCACGAGTGCGCCGACTTCCGCATCGGCGCCCTCGATGCCGTCGACCGTGCCGGCATCCGCGACCCCTCCGAACTCAGCCGCCGCCTCCGAAGCTGCCGGCGCGCTCGGCGGGATTCTCGGGTCGTTGGTGAGCCCGCTCGGCGGGATTCTCGGCGGCGTATTGCAGGCCGCCGGGCAGGCGGCCACCCAGGCGGCACAGGCTGGGACCCAGGCGGCGCAGCTGGGCAGTCAGGCCGCCGGGCAGGTGGGCGGCGCCGGTACCGACGCGGCCCAGCTCGACAAGGTGTCCGACAGCGCCGATGCCGACGGCCGCGCCGACGGAGACCGGGACGACCGCGACAAGGACGATCAGGACGACGACAAGGCCGGCCGCGACGAGGCGGACGAAAAGGACGACAAGGACGGCGAAGGCCGAGAGGACGAGCCTGACGAGGGTCGGGCGGGCGGCCCGCCCGCAGCGGATTCCGCCGGTGAACCGGCTGATCCGCCCGACGCCGGAGGGGACGACGAGGCCGCCAAGACACTGCCGCCTGACCTGGAGGCCGTGGCCGCCGGCCGCGGCGTCGCGGGCCCGGCTCCGGTGCATGTCGGGGCGGATTTCGAGCAGGGCCAGCTGCACATGGCAGCGGCGGCTACATTAGATCGCGGTGTACCCGGATCTGCGGCCGTGATCGACAGGTAA
- a CDS encoding pyridoxamine 5'-phosphate oxidase family protein, with translation MGKNERTKIVMSDDEIAEFIERSRTATMATVLPNGRPHLVAMWYAVVDGEIWFETKAKSQKAVNLRRDPTITVMIEDGDTYDTLRGVSIDGTAEIVDDPETLLRVGISVWERYTGPYTDEMRPFVDQMMNNRIAVRVVPNRQRSWDHRKLGLGEMPLGGSTAQYLNA, from the coding sequence GTGGGCAAGAACGAGCGCACGAAGATCGTCATGAGTGACGACGAGATCGCCGAATTCATCGAACGCAGTCGGACCGCCACGATGGCCACGGTGCTGCCCAACGGCCGGCCCCACCTGGTCGCCATGTGGTACGCGGTCGTCGACGGTGAGATCTGGTTCGAGACCAAGGCCAAGTCGCAGAAAGCGGTCAACCTGCGCCGCGACCCGACGATCACGGTGATGATCGAGGACGGCGACACCTACGACACCCTGCGCGGCGTGTCGATCGACGGCACCGCGGAGATCGTTGACGATCCGGAAACCCTTCTGCGCGTGGGTATCAGCGTGTGGGAGCGCTACACCGGTCCCTACACCGACGAGATGCGCCCGTTCGTCGACCAGATGATGAACAACCGCATCGCCGTGCGGGTGGTGCCCAACCGGCAGCGCAGCTGGGACCACCGCAAGCTCGGGCTGGGAGAAATGCCGTTGGGCGGCAGCACGGCCCAGTACCTGAACGCCTAA
- a CDS encoding MinD/ParA family ATP-binding protein — protein MPDPDDTLRRELGWTGPEESHFEPDTRPTRRKPPEPPSIPGRPPVNFVPSKAPENTDPDDSGSPHGVPTDPDAERARSTFREAPPAPPAPPQQQAPPPPPPAPTQPPHDARQAPPNQAPPAPGHPEGRPDAWEQHPPGWQLPSQRPPGPGGPPQQPYGPPPGQPWPAEGGFAPDPAAAPSVPPLPTGSYADRIRVNDLVPPKRQPPGSGWRLFVYRATFGLVNPGPSPEDLRMAELETKIKGLLRGHYKVGVMGKGGVGKTTVSASVGSIFAQLRQDDRVVAIDADTSFGKLGSRVDPQAQSSYWELANDRHLDSFADVRSRVGTNAAGLFVLAGEGTPARRRVLDAAIYREATTRLDKHFSISVVDCSSTMDSPVTQEVLRDLDGLIVVSSPWVDGAATAGQTLDWLAAHEMTDLLQRTVVVLNDSDGHADKRTRTILAGQFSGQGQRVIEVPFDGHLRPGGVVDPREMSTPTRRKFLEIAAALAEHFPTSDERRDH, from the coding sequence GTGCCCGACCCCGACGACACCTTGCGTAGAGAGCTCGGCTGGACGGGTCCGGAGGAATCCCATTTCGAGCCCGACACCCGGCCAACCCGTCGTAAGCCGCCAGAGCCGCCATCGATCCCCGGCCGTCCGCCGGTCAATTTCGTGCCGTCCAAAGCTCCGGAGAACACCGATCCCGACGACTCCGGCTCCCCTCACGGCGTACCGACCGATCCCGACGCCGAGCGGGCCCGCAGCACGTTCCGGGAAGCGCCTCCCGCTCCGCCGGCCCCTCCGCAACAGCAGGCACCGCCGCCGCCACCGCCCGCACCGACCCAGCCTCCGCACGATGCCCGCCAAGCGCCGCCGAACCAGGCGCCGCCCGCCCCTGGACACCCGGAAGGCCGTCCGGATGCGTGGGAGCAGCATCCTCCCGGCTGGCAGCTTCCGTCTCAGCGGCCGCCCGGACCCGGGGGGCCTCCGCAGCAGCCCTATGGGCCGCCGCCCGGCCAACCCTGGCCTGCCGAAGGCGGATTCGCGCCCGATCCGGCTGCCGCACCTTCCGTTCCCCCACTGCCGACCGGCTCTTACGCCGACCGCATCCGGGTCAACGACCTCGTGCCGCCGAAGCGACAGCCGCCCGGCAGTGGTTGGCGACTGTTCGTCTACCGGGCGACGTTCGGACTGGTCAATCCCGGCCCGTCACCCGAGGACCTCCGGATGGCCGAGTTGGAGACCAAGATCAAGGGCCTCCTGCGCGGTCACTACAAAGTCGGCGTGATGGGCAAGGGCGGGGTCGGCAAGACCACCGTCTCGGCCAGTGTCGGGTCGATATTCGCCCAGCTGCGCCAGGACGATCGCGTGGTGGCCATCGACGCCGACACCTCGTTCGGCAAGCTCGGCAGCCGCGTCGACCCGCAGGCCCAGAGCTCGTACTGGGAACTCGCCAACGACCGCCACCTGGACTCGTTCGCCGATGTGCGCAGTCGGGTCGGCACCAACGCCGCCGGGCTGTTCGTCCTGGCCGGCGAGGGCACGCCGGCCCGGCGCCGGGTGCTCGACGCGGCGATCTACCGCGAGGCGACCACCCGTCTGGACAAGCATTTCTCGATCTCGGTGGTGGACTGCAGTTCGACCATGGACTCGCCGGTCACCCAGGAGGTGCTGCGCGACCTCGACGGCCTGATCGTGGTGTCCTCACCGTGGGTCGACGGCGCCGCCACCGCGGGCCAGACGCTGGACTGGCTGGCCGCCCACGAGATGACGGATCTGCTGCAGCGCACCGTGGTGGTGCTCAACGACTCTGACGGCCACGCTGACAAGCGCACGCGGACGATCCTGGCCGGACAGTTCTCTGGTCAGGGCCAGCGGGTGATCGAGGTGCCGTTCGACGGGCACCTGCGGCCCGGCGGCGTCGTCGATCCCAGGGAGATGTCGACTCCGACCCGCCGCAAGTTCTTGGAGATCGCCGCGGCCTTGGCCGAGCACTTCCCCACCTCCGACGAGCGGCGGGACCACTAG
- a CDS encoding secretion protein EspD — protein MGDFPPHHPDDDDDYDDLSALDFASSDDTSDAAGLDALGTYSDDGVVFGDLGSDEAESDDGGYSEGSVDEDENLEVPLFTVTNPPETVTVTAFMDGRVHQIELAPKVTTLTERDLAEEILVIAGLAAQQAKSAQYSFMLAGMREHGHDDAATRDFLTRDLDLLTPEQADDARAQVFSTRYGGDHG, from the coding sequence GTGGGTGACTTTCCGCCACATCATCCGGACGACGATGACGACTACGACGATCTATCGGCGCTGGATTTCGCGTCCTCGGACGACACCTCGGACGCCGCGGGTCTCGATGCGCTCGGGACGTACAGCGACGACGGTGTCGTCTTCGGCGATTTGGGGTCGGATGAGGCAGAGTCCGACGACGGTGGGTATTCAGAAGGGTCTGTCGACGAGGACGAGAACCTTGAAGTGCCGCTGTTCACCGTCACCAACCCGCCCGAAACCGTCACGGTGACGGCGTTCATGGACGGTCGGGTGCATCAGATCGAGCTGGCACCCAAAGTCACCACCCTGACCGAACGGGATCTCGCCGAGGAGATCCTGGTGATCGCGGGCCTGGCTGCTCAGCAGGCCAAGTCCGCCCAGTACTCATTCATGCTCGCCGGTATGCGCGAGCATGGGCACGACGACGCGGCGACCCGCGACTTTCTGACCCGCGACCTGGATCTGCTCACCCCGGAGCAAGCCGATGATGCTCGGGCCCAGGTCTTTTCGACTCGCTATGGAGGCGATCATGGTTGA
- a CDS encoding WhiB family transcriptional regulator, with the protein MNALMANGIPLGVCTSDPERWTSTPDDQAKVICRECPRRWLCAREACELPRAEGLWAGIMVPEAGRGRTFALKQLRSLAERNGYPVRKLGLVFPEAA; encoded by the coding sequence ATGAACGCACTGATGGCAAACGGCATCCCGCTCGGCGTGTGCACCAGTGACCCGGAGCGGTGGACCTCCACCCCCGACGATCAGGCGAAGGTCATCTGCCGGGAGTGCCCGCGGCGCTGGCTGTGCGCCCGCGAAGCCTGCGAACTGCCCCGCGCTGAAGGACTTTGGGCCGGCATCATGGTTCCCGAGGCGGGCCGCGGCCGAACCTTCGCGCTCAAGCAGCTCCGATCGCTGGCCGAGCGCAACGGCTACCCGGTGCGCAAACTGGGCCTGGTCTTCCCCGAAGCCGCCTGA
- a CDS encoding DivIVA domain-containing protein, with protein MTRMTGGLTAEDVRSTEFSKPPLGKRGYDKKSVDDFLALVARRLDGRGHLGADDVRNIVFPKPPMFQRGYDEDDVDALLDAVVAQLER; from the coding sequence ATGACCCGCATGACCGGGGGATTGACAGCCGAAGACGTTCGCAGCACCGAATTTTCGAAGCCGCCGCTGGGCAAGCGGGGTTACGACAAGAAGTCGGTCGACGATTTTCTCGCGCTGGTGGCCCGCAGGCTGGACGGGCGTGGGCACCTCGGTGCCGATGACGTCCGCAACATCGTGTTCCCGAAGCCGCCGATGTTTCAGCGCGGCTACGACGAGGACGATGTCGACGCTCTGCTCGATGCGGTGGTCGCCCAGCTCGAGCGATAA
- a CDS encoding GAP1-N2 domain-containing protein, whose amino-acid sequence MTSRYGQLAYTSFDAVGSVGGWQVKETSGGLTPTETQALIAGVHTVFRTVGQVPDFPTPEQLEQGPRRLAYRHLGGGAGYWHTFPAGSDSTGRPGNVFAHVLLDRAPETHPRSRAIQRWRSSYWLQPYGAAAVARAVLPGVLPELGSAVTKDSVVAFALDTAHWRLATLFALLDAVAAALAGGPPVVLGVQSPDVAAQWIGLASFLMSPGTAASLSFSTFDRAEQVAPHNGQVLSAVPIEDVAAVEPGLVVISESETVSLGELGGDPHRTAGGHRIEVTRWSVMAQVVLLDVASARRVLDDIDTFSAQVRDDGLHPAWPMAMAVARHPEFADAQVEAHEVIAAHSPSGALVGSEAAHTIADVLSAVVGATTADAWRAVHELPDGAGAAFADATYIARAIADDAWLSQSGPIPLGPRMFHGKPIPSSLRKAIGPALENGRTQGPDRLLRVVDLLLRAGVADDRLWSALTDGVLPGLADPGVRGRIGAVDRLSLGTWLLRDGDAGGTAIDDDLLDWLADAATVPEPAELAGAQPWDPVWIRAALRGLRSQRHGPQLAGDLGAQLWWLRTTEPGHFAAAAAASVWNPSDLLLAIGADPLPRMAALRTLVGAADSDALHQLAGKVIEDNGDNVAVACAAVRHIEPRDWLHQRFLYTHQSAYVPLWDHVLAGLEPGSVHPDFAVRLLAFALLGVLAGQPYPQACNALATENGCGAEAVARVLPLVDGGELAPVTVVAVSLLRAAAAEATAHALDPVDQLAGVLAGQVAATMGGADAESVVVLMAQLSGDASEGTMRGYRKMVNRLVTRRAEQPSLAERLRGSRG is encoded by the coding sequence ATGACGTCGCGCTACGGCCAGCTCGCCTATACGTCGTTCGATGCGGTGGGGAGTGTCGGTGGCTGGCAGGTCAAGGAAACCAGCGGCGGTCTCACGCCCACGGAGACGCAGGCACTGATCGCCGGGGTTCACACGGTGTTCCGCACGGTGGGTCAGGTGCCCGATTTCCCCACTCCTGAGCAGCTCGAGCAGGGTCCCCGCCGGCTGGCCTACCGCCATCTCGGGGGCGGCGCCGGCTACTGGCACACCTTCCCGGCCGGGTCGGACAGTACGGGCCGGCCGGGCAATGTGTTCGCCCACGTGTTGCTGGACCGGGCGCCCGAAACCCACCCGCGATCCCGGGCCATCCAACGGTGGCGGTCCTCGTACTGGCTGCAGCCCTATGGTGCTGCCGCGGTGGCGCGGGCCGTCCTTCCCGGGGTGCTGCCGGAGCTCGGCAGTGCGGTGACCAAGGACAGCGTGGTGGCGTTCGCGCTGGATACCGCCCACTGGCGGTTGGCGACGTTGTTCGCCCTGCTGGACGCGGTGGCCGCGGCACTGGCCGGCGGGCCTCCGGTGGTGTTGGGCGTGCAGTCTCCGGATGTGGCGGCGCAGTGGATCGGCCTGGCGAGTTTCCTGATGTCGCCGGGCACCGCGGCGAGCCTGAGCTTCTCCACCTTCGATCGGGCCGAGCAGGTCGCGCCGCACAACGGTCAGGTGCTGAGCGCGGTGCCGATCGAGGATGTGGCCGCGGTGGAACCGGGCCTGGTGGTGATCAGCGAATCCGAGACGGTATCGCTGGGTGAACTCGGCGGCGATCCGCACCGGACCGCGGGCGGACACCGCATCGAGGTGACGCGGTGGTCGGTTATGGCGCAGGTGGTGCTGCTCGACGTGGCATCGGCCCGGCGGGTGCTCGACGACATCGACACCTTCTCCGCACAGGTGCGCGACGACGGCCTGCATCCCGCGTGGCCCATGGCCATGGCGGTGGCCCGGCACCCCGAATTCGCCGACGCACAGGTGGAGGCCCATGAGGTGATCGCCGCGCATTCCCCGTCGGGTGCGCTGGTCGGGTCCGAGGCCGCGCACACCATCGCCGACGTACTCTCGGCCGTGGTCGGCGCCACGACGGCCGATGCCTGGCGGGCCGTGCACGAGTTGCCGGACGGCGCCGGCGCGGCGTTCGCCGATGCCACATACATCGCCCGGGCGATTGCTGATGACGCCTGGTTGTCCCAGAGCGGACCAATCCCCTTGGGGCCGAGGATGTTTCACGGGAAACCAATACCTTCGTCATTGCGGAAGGCCATCGGGCCTGCCCTGGAGAACGGTCGGACCCAGGGGCCCGACCGGTTGCTGCGGGTCGTTGACCTGCTGTTGCGCGCCGGGGTCGCCGACGACCGGCTGTGGTCGGCGCTGACCGACGGTGTGCTGCCCGGCCTGGCGGATCCGGGGGTGCGCGGGCGGATCGGTGCCGTGGACCGGTTGTCGCTGGGGACGTGGTTGCTGCGTGACGGCGATGCCGGAGGCACCGCCATCGACGACGACCTGCTGGACTGGCTGGCCGACGCGGCCACGGTGCCCGAGCCTGCCGAGCTGGCGGGGGCGCAGCCGTGGGACCCGGTGTGGATTCGCGCCGCGCTGCGTGGGTTGCGATCGCAGCGGCACGGACCGCAACTCGCGGGTGACCTCGGCGCGCAGCTGTGGTGGCTGCGGACGACAGAGCCCGGACATTTCGCCGCGGCCGCCGCGGCCTCGGTCTGGAACCCGTCGGATCTGTTGCTGGCCATCGGTGCCGACCCGCTGCCCAGGATGGCTGCGTTGCGCACCCTGGTGGGAGCCGCGGACTCGGACGCGCTGCACCAGCTCGCCGGCAAGGTGATCGAGGACAACGGCGACAACGTGGCGGTGGCCTGTGCGGCCGTGCGCCACATCGAGCCGCGCGACTGGCTGCATCAGCGTTTTCTGTACACGCATCAGAGTGCCTATGTGCCGCTGTGGGATCACGTACTGGCCGGTTTGGAGCCGGGGTCGGTGCACCCGGATTTCGCGGTGCGGTTGCTGGCGTTCGCGCTGTTGGGCGTGCTTGCCGGCCAGCCGTATCCGCAGGCCTGCAACGCCTTGGCCACTGAAAACGGTTGCGGCGCAGAGGCGGTGGCCAGAGTGCTGCCGCTCGTCGACGGCGGCGAGCTGGCGCCGGTGACGGTGGTGGCGGTCAGCCTGCTCCGTGCCGCCGCGGCCGAGGCCACCGCGCATGCGCTCGACCCCGTGGATCAGCTTGCGGGTGTGCTTGCCGGCCAGGTTGCGGCCACCATGGGCGGCGCGGACGCGGAATCCGTGGTGGTGTTGATGGCGCAGTTGTCGGGCGATGCCTCTGAGGGGACGATGCGCGGATACCGCAAAATGGTGAACAGGCTGGTGACGCGGCGGGCTGAGCAACCGTCGCTGGCGGAGCGACTGAGGGGGAGCCGGGGCTGA
- a CDS encoding pirin family protein, whose translation MSNTDTAPAEVTCANSEFTGVLHPREVPLGGPRAMLVRRTLPQRDRSMIGAWCFADHYGPHDVRAAGRGMDVAPHPHTGLQTVSWLFEGLIEHRDSAGVHAMVRPGELNLITAGAGICHSEVSTPDTTLLHGVQLWVALPDSDRDTGRDFAHYAPRPRAVDGATIRVFLGELVDSASPVHTFTPLLGAQIDLDAGAVLTLDVDPSFEHGVLLDQGAIEVCGTTLAVADLAYQAPGRAQLQLANRSDGPARAILLGGPPFTEELVMWWNFVGRSHDDIATYRELWQANDARFGDVQGYEGPIARLPAPPLPNGRLKPRPRPS comes from the coding sequence ATGAGCAATACCGATACGGCGCCTGCCGAAGTCACCTGCGCCAACTCGGAGTTCACCGGGGTGCTGCACCCGCGCGAGGTGCCGCTGGGCGGGCCGAGGGCGATGCTGGTCCGGCGCACTCTGCCACAGCGGGACCGGTCGATGATCGGGGCGTGGTGCTTCGCCGACCACTACGGGCCGCACGACGTCCGGGCCGCGGGCCGGGGCATGGACGTGGCGCCCCATCCGCACACCGGATTGCAAACGGTGAGTTGGCTTTTCGAAGGCCTGATCGAACACCGCGACAGCGCAGGAGTGCACGCCATGGTCCGCCCGGGTGAGCTCAACCTGATAACGGCGGGCGCAGGCATCTGCCACTCGGAGGTCTCCACGCCGGACACGACGCTCCTGCACGGGGTGCAGCTGTGGGTGGCCCTGCCGGACTCGGACCGCGACACCGGGCGCGACTTCGCCCACTACGCACCACGACCCCGGGCGGTCGACGGCGCCACCATCCGGGTGTTTCTCGGCGAGCTGGTCGATTCAGCGTCGCCGGTGCACACCTTCACACCGCTGCTGGGCGCGCAGATCGACCTGGATGCCGGTGCGGTGCTTACGCTCGATGTCGACCCGAGCTTCGAACACGGCGTCCTGCTCGACCAGGGTGCGATCGAGGTATGCGGCACCACGCTGGCCGTCGCCGATCTGGCCTACCAGGCGCCGGGGCGGGCACAGCTGCAGCTGGCCAACCGCTCAGACGGCCCGGCCCGGGCGATCCTGCTGGGCGGGCCGCCGTTCACCGAAGAGCTGGTGATGTGGTGGAACTTCGTCGGCCGCAGCCACGACGACATCGCGACCTACCGTGAACTGTGGCAGGCCAACGATGCCCGGTTCGGTGACGTGCAGGGCTACGAAGGCCCCATCGCACGGCTACCCGCACCGCCTTTACCCAACGGCAGGCTCAAGCCGCGCCCGCGGCCGTCTTAG
- a CDS encoding ESX secretion-associated protein EspG, protein MTNPFSADANTAAIDDVVGAELTIDGILVVADKLGLSDFPPSMGIRLNIPQPDLRKTVWEQVERDLMAQGVLDVFGSPHPEVAAMLDTLSRPERTLEGRWWRRDVGGKMIRFVVCRKGGRHVVAARDNDMLVLQRVAAQVGLAGMVMTVLGEGMPANVEPLTGVAATLANCRTADELTGYGIPPTSARVYANIISEPESWVELVVSERNPGGTTSQVDVAAGVLDSKQGRIVSIPRRVNGELYGSFLTGTKDNLQRALDGLIEFLPSGSWFDKSEPDSSYLH, encoded by the coding sequence ATGACGAATCCTTTCAGCGCTGACGCGAATACCGCGGCTATCGACGACGTCGTCGGGGCCGAACTGACCATCGACGGAATCTTGGTGGTCGCCGACAAGCTGGGACTGTCGGACTTTCCGCCCTCGATGGGCATCCGGCTGAACATCCCACAACCTGACCTGCGCAAGACCGTGTGGGAACAGGTCGAGCGGGATCTCATGGCCCAGGGGGTGCTGGACGTCTTCGGTAGCCCCCACCCCGAGGTGGCAGCCATGCTCGACACCTTGAGCCGGCCCGAACGCACGCTGGAGGGGCGCTGGTGGCGCCGCGACGTGGGCGGGAAGATGATCCGGTTTGTGGTGTGCCGCAAGGGCGGTCGGCATGTGGTCGCCGCGCGTGACAACGACATGCTGGTGCTGCAGCGGGTGGCCGCACAGGTGGGCCTGGCCGGCATGGTGATGACCGTGCTCGGGGAAGGCATGCCGGCCAACGTCGAGCCGTTGACCGGTGTCGCGGCGACTCTGGCGAATTGCCGGACCGCCGACGAGCTGACCGGCTACGGGATTCCGCCCACCTCGGCGCGGGTCTACGCGAACATCATCTCCGAGCCCGAGAGCTGGGTGGAGCTCGTGGTGTCCGAGCGCAATCCGGGCGGCACCACATCTCAGGTCGACGTCGCCGCTGGGGTGCTCGATTCGAAGCAGGGACGCATCGTGTCCATCCCGCGCCGGGTGAACGGGGAGCTCTACGGCAGCTTCCTGACCGGAACCAAGGACAATCTGCAGCGGGCCCTGGACGGATTGATCGAATTCCTGCCTTCGGGCTCGTGGTTCGACAAGTCCGAACCGGATAGCTCCTACCTGCACTGA
- a CDS encoding ESX-1 secretion-associated protein: protein MAGDLRVATAHLHELSAKQGQAASSLAVATGVVDGVDASVRVTHGPISSSTAAAVAAALNARRAAGTGMAKVSRDLGEKLTRAAGGYDRTDATMAGALRGTVR, encoded by the coding sequence ATGGCGGGTGATTTGCGGGTTGCCACCGCTCATTTGCACGAGCTATCGGCCAAACAAGGCCAGGCTGCCAGCAGCCTGGCCGTGGCCACCGGAGTTGTCGACGGTGTCGACGCCTCGGTGCGCGTCACGCACGGGCCGATTTCGTCGTCGACGGCCGCTGCCGTCGCGGCCGCGCTCAACGCGCGTCGAGCTGCGGGAACCGGTATGGCCAAGGTGTCGCGGGATCTGGGGGAGAAGCTCACTCGCGCCGCGGGTGGCTACGACCGGACGGATGCGACGATGGCCGGCGCCCTCCGTGGAACCGTTCGGTAG